In Shewanella psychrotolerans, the genomic stretch AGACAGATGGCAATGGCACTGTCGAAAGAGTTAACTAACCAAAGCTTACCTGAGATTGGTGATGCCTTTGGTGGTCGTGACCACACCACTGTGTTGCACGCATGTCGTAAAATTGCGCAGCTTCGTGAAGAAAGCCATGACATTAAAGAAGATTATGCTAACTTGATCCGTACGTTATCTTCATAAAATCTGGGAAATTGAAACTAATGAAATTTTCAATTGATAGGGATGCCCTATTAAAGCCGCTTCAACTCGTTAGTGGAGCGGTGGAGAGACGACATAACTTGCCTATTCTGGCAAACCTTTTAGTTGAAGTAAGTGGTCACTCACTTAAGTTGACCGGTACCGATTTAGAGGTCGAACTCGTCGGCCAAGCGCAACTTGAGGGAGAGGTCATCGAAGGACGAACGACCGTTCCGGCTAAGAAATTTCTCGATATTGTTAAATCACTTCCCGATCAAGTCGAACTTAAAATTGAGCAGCAGGAAAACCGCCTGTTGCTGCGTTCTGGTCGCAGTCGTTTTACTTTGGCGACACTACCTGCCGAAGAATACCCGAACGTAGAAGCCTTCCAGGCCGACATTCAATTTACCATCAAACAAGGTACGCTTAAGTCACTTATCGATGCGACTCAGTTTTCAATGGCAAACCAAGACGTACGTTATTACTTGAACGGTTTGTTGTTAGAAACCGAGGGCAACGTATTACGCGCGATTGCCACCGATGGTCATCGCTTAGCATTAAGCCATCGTATGATTGAAGAGTCCTTACCTGAAAAACAGGTCATTGTACCGCGCAAAGGCGTGTTAGAGCTGCAACGCTTGTTTGAAGGTGAAGATCTTGATGTGACCATAGCGATTGGTGATAACGCGATTCGTGCAACGACACAGAGTGCGGTATTTACCAGTAAGCTTGTCGATGGTCGATTCCCTGATTATCGCCGCGTACTGCCTAAAGGTGGCGATAAAGTGGTTATCGCAAGTCGTAACCACCTTAAACAGGCATTGCTGCGCGCCTCTATTCTGTCGAATGAGAAGTTCCGTGGTGTGCGTGTACAGCTAGAGCAGAATTTAATTAAGATCACCGCCAATAACCCTGAACAGGAAGAAGCGGAAGAGATCTTAGATATCGAATATGACAATACGCCGTTAGAAATTGGCTTTAACGTGAGCTATCTGCTGGATGTATTGAACAACTTACCTTCCGATGATGTGCGTATCACCTTAATCGATGGCAACTCCAGCGCCTTGATTGAGAACCATATCGAAGAAGATTCCATGTACGTTGTTATGCCAATGCGCCTCTAATTTGGTCCTTATTAACGCCACGCCCTGTGGCGTTAGTCTATTTGCTTAGGCTGAACTACTGAGTAATTAATGAGTTTAACTCGTCTTCATATCGACTCTTTTCGTAATATCACTAGCGCGCAATTGCAGTTAGGCGATGGATTGAATCTTATCTATGGCCAAAATGGTAGCGGTAAAACCAGTATACTAGAGGCTATCTATTTTCTGGGAATGGGGCGTTCGTTTCGAAGTCATCTGTCTCAGCGTGTTATTCAAAACAGTGAAGATAAACTCACCCTATTTGCTAACTTAAGCCAAGGCGATCAAGAGCAAAAAATTGGTTTACGCCGTTTTCGCTCAGGGGATACCGAAGTGAAAATTAATGGCGATAAGGTCAAAAGGTTATCGACATTAGCGGAAACGTTACCCATACAAGTGATCACTCCCGAGAGTTTTTCTCTGCTTTTTGAAGGGCCAAAATCTCGGCGACAGTTTATCGATTGGGGCGCGTTTCATACCGACAAAAACTTCCATTCGGCATGGGCTAATGTTAGACGAATTTTAAAGCATAGAAATCAGATGCTTAAAAGTGAAACACCTTATCACCAAGTTCAATTTTGGGACAAGGAATTAGTGCGTTATGCCGAAATTGTCACCGAGATACGAAAGCAATATGTAGGCTCGTTAAATGAACGACTTAAGGGTATAATCGAAGAGTTTTTACCTCAGGTTGATGTTAAAGTTTCCTTTACTCGAGGTTGGGATAGCAAAACTCATTATGATGAGTTGTTGCAGGCACAATATCCCAGAGATTTAGCGGCAGGACACACAGCAAGTGGGCCTCATAAGGCTGACCTAAGACTGCGTGTTGGCACACTGCCTGTTCAGGATGCGTTATCCCGAGGCCAATTGAAATTGTTAGTGTGTGCGTTGCGCATTGCACAGGGAAAGTTGCTAAAACAACAAATAGATAAAAACAGTATTTATCTGGTGGATGATTTGCCATCGGAATTGGATGCAAGACACAGACAACTGTTGCTGCAGCAGCTAAGCGATACAGGGGCGCAAGTATTTGTGACTGCTATCGAGCCAGCGGCAATAATAGATTCGTTAAACACGCCACCTGTAAAGGTGTTTCATGTGGAACAAGGGCGTGTAACGGTAATTGAATAACCGACGAGAGAATAATATGTCAGAGAATAGTTACGATTCTTCGAGTATTAAGGTTCTAAAAGGCCTTGATGCGGTACGTAAGAGACCTGGAATGTATATCGGTGATACCGATGATGGTACGGGTCTACATCACATGGTATTCGAAGTGGTCGATAACTCTATCGATGAAGCACTTGCTGGCTATTGTAGTGACGTTACGATCAAAATCCATGCAGATGGTTCGGTATCAGTTAAAGATGATGGCCGTGGTATTCCTGTTTCTATCCATGAGGAAGAAGGGGTTTCTGCTGCTGAAGTTATTATGACTGTACTGCATGCTGGTGGTAAGTTCGATGATAACTCTTACAAAGTATCTGGTGGTCTTCATGGTGTGGGTGTTTCGGTTGTAAACGCACTGTCAGAAAAACTACAGATGACCATTCGTCGTGAAGGTAAGCTTTACGAGCAGTTTTATACTCACGGTGTACCTGATGCACCGATTCAGGCGATTGGTGACGCGACAACCACTGGCACAGAGATCCGTTTTTGGCCTAGCAGCGAAACCTTCACCGATGTCGAATTCCATTTCGATATTCTGGCTAAACGAGTTCGCGAACTGTCATTCCTAAACTCAGGCGTGGGAATTCGTTTAGTTGATGAGCGTGATGACCGTGATGAGTTTTTTAAGTATGAAGGTGGTATTAGTGCGTTCGTTGACTACTTAAACGTTAACAAGACGCCTGTAAACAAAGAGGTTTTCCACTTTGTTCAAGAGCGTGATGACGGCATTACCGTTGAAGTTGCGATGCAGTGGAATGATGGTTTCCAAGAAAACATCTTCTGTTTCACCAACAATATTCCTCAGCGCGATGGTGGTACTCACTTAGCGGGTTTCCGTAGCGCATTGACGCGTAACCTAAATACTTATATGGACCGTGAAGGTTTCAATAAGAAAGGTAAAACCAGTGCTACGGGTGATGATGCGCGAGAAGGTTTAACGGCAGTTATCTCGGTTAAAGTACCGGATCCTAAGTTCAGCTCGCAAACCAAAGATAAACTGGTTTCTAGTGAAGTGAAAACAGCGGTAGAACAGACCATGGGTGAAAAGTTAGGTGATTACCTAATGGAGCATCCAAATGAAGCTAAGTTAATTGTGGGTAAGATCATCGATGCCGCTCGTGCTCGTGAAGCAGCCCGTAAAGCGCGTGAAATGACTCGTCGTAAAGGCGCATTAGATTTAGGTGGTCTGCCAGGTAAACTTGCCGATTGCCAAGAGAAAGACCCTGCGCTTTCTGAAATATACATAGTGGAAGGGGACTCTGCTGGCGGTAGCGCCAAGCAGGGACGTAACCGTAAGAACCAAGCCATTCTGCCTCTTAAAGGTAAGATCCTCAACGTTGAGAAGGCCCGCTTCGATAAGATGCTGTCTTCACAAGAGGTTGCGACACTGATCACCGCATTAGGTTGTGGTATTGGTCGTGACGAGTACGATCCAGATAAGACTCGTTATCACAACATCGTTATCATGACCGATGCTGACGTCGACGGCTCGCACATCCGTACCTTGCTGTTGACCTTTTTCTTCCGTCAAATGCCTGAACTGATTGAGCGTGGTTATATCTATATTGCTCAACCACCGCTGTACAAAGTTAAAAAAGGTAAGCAAGAGCAATATCTGAAAGACGATCCAGCATTGGTTGAATATTTAACTAACTTAGCGTTAGACGGTGGTGAAATTCATCCTTCTAAAGATGCGCCTGCGATGTCGGGAGCACCGTTAGAGAAGTTGGTTTATCAATATCGCGAAGTCGAGCAAATTTTTGATCGTCTAGAGAAGCGTTATCCACTTATGTTGACTGAGCGTATGCTTTATCAACCAGCGTTAACTAGTGAGTTAATGGCTGACGAAGCGAAAGTAAAGCAGTGGTGTGATGCTTACGTTGCTGCGTTGAAAGAAGCTGAGTCTGGTGGATTCATCTTTAGTGGCGAAGCGTTCCTTGACCCTGAGCGTCAAGTGTATCTACCTAAGATCACTATTCGTAAACACGGTATCGATACCCATTACCTGTTCTCTTACGATTTCTTAGTGTCTAGCGACTATCAGCGTATGTCAAAGCTTGCTGAAGCGCTTGATGGATTAATCGAAGAGGGTGGCTATGTTAAGCGTGGTGAACGTGTTAAAGAGATCACTTCCTTCGTTGAAGCATTAGATTGGTTGATGAGTGACTCAAAGCGTGGTCTTTATATCCAACGATACAAAGGATTGGGTGAGATGAACCCTGAGCAGCTTTGGGAAACCACCATGGATCCAGAATCGCGTCGTATGCTTCGAGTAACCATTGAAGATGCGATTGGTGCCGATCAGCTGTTTACCTGCTTGATGGGTGATCAGGTAGAGCCGCGCCGTGATTTTATCGAGTCAAACGCACTTAACGTGGCTAACTTAGACGTGTAAGTCTTATTGACCGTTAGTCAGCAAAAGCCTCAGAGAGATCTGGGGCTTTTTTGTTGCTCATTTTTGAATAATACCAATTAGTATAAAGATGTGATCGCTCAGTGAGAATTTAGCGCTTATGAGGCAAGGCAACGAGTGAAGAGCATAGTTGTTCTACGATCAAACTCGTTAACACTGCATCAAAAGTGCTAAAACTCGCCTGTTAGGCGTGTTTTTTACCTTCCTACTTCTGCGTTGAATGGCCTCACAAGGGAACAACCATTCCATCATCCATTCGCCTTGAATTAGTTACCAAAAAACACGCTGAGTAGATCACTTTCTTATACTGATTGGTATAACGATCGTGATAAAGAATGAGTTGGAGGTGGGACAAGCTGGCCATCATCCATTGCCCTCGGACTCATCAGAGCGCGAGTAGTATTCGTTTGCTATAAAGCTCGTAGCTTATGTTGGTTGGGATAGATGTCGGCTGATAAGCTGAGCGAAGGCTAGTGCGTGCTCATTGTCGCCATGCAGGCAAATGCTGGTCGCCTTTATGATGACCGATTTTCCATCTAGCGTAGCAATAGGTTGGCTATTGATAATGTTTTCGACTTGTTTCATTGCGGTTTGAGGGTTTTCGATAACGGCGCCAACAAGGCGGCGTGATGCCAGTGCGCCGTTGGCTAAATAGGCTCTGTCGGCAAAGGCTTCTTCAATAACTTCAATACCTTGCGCACGTGCTTGCTGGACGAGAGAGCTGCCGGCTAGCATCATGAGTTTTAGGTCTGGATCGACTAACTTTATCGCGTCGATAATGATTTGTCCCAAATCGCTATTTTCAGCCGCTTGGTTATATAACGCACCATGAGGCTTAACATGGTGTAGTTTCACCTCTAAGGTATTGCAGATTTGTTTTAAAGCACTAATTTGATCGACTATCGAGTCCAATAACTCATTCGGGCTTAACTCCATGGTTTGACGGCCAAAATTAGCCCTATCAGGGTAACTTGGGTGAGCGCCTATCAGTACATTACATTGCTTGGCGAGTGTAACTGTTTGGCACATGGAGGCTTGATCGCCCGCATGGCCACCACAGGCGATATTGGCGCTGGTGATGATGTGCAGTAAGGCTGCGTCATTTACACCTCCCTCACCCAAATCGGCATTGAGATCGATTGGATAACGCCGCCCAATTTGCTTTGTGTTAGCAGCCATCCATTGCCCTCGCTAAACGATAATGATACTGCTGCCACTCATAGTTAGCACTCTGTGCCTGATTCGGACTGATATGCTGGAACATAAGATCTTGCCCCGGTCTCATCTGCGCCACCTTCCATAAGTCGGCTTCGATCACGCAGGCTATTCTAGGATAGCCGCCTGTGGTTTGCGCATCTGCCATCAATACAATGGGTTGGCCATTAGGTGGCACTTGTACCACCCCAGGCATCACGCCATGCGAGCGTAAGCTCATCTCTGTATCGGTTGATAGGGTTTGGCCTGTAAGCCGAGTTCCCATTCGATTGCTCTGATTTGACACTTTCCAAGAGGTATGCCAAAACGTTTTTTTACTCGATGGACTAAAGAGCGGCAATTCTGGACCAGGAAGAGCTCTTAAGATGCCGTCGTTAGCGCGTTGTACCGCGCCAATAGGACGACTAAATTTACCAAATTCCGCTGCGCCTATGTTCAATCTATCGCCAATTTCAAGATAGCGCCCATGATGTCCACCGAACTGGTTGGTGATGTCGGTGCCTTTGCCATTTAAAACCGCCGGACACTCAACGCCTCCCATGATGGAGAGGTAGCCGTACATCCCGTATTTCGGGCCGCGCACGCGCAGTATCTCACCTTTATTAACTTTACTGCGCCAGCCATTCCATAGGGGTCTGTTGCTGATGGTGGCATCAAAGTGTCCGCCACATAGGGCGACCCAAGTGTCGGTTTCAAAGCGGATAGTAAATTCTCCAGCACTAAACTCCAATGCGGCGCAGTTATCGGGGTTTGCCACTAAGCTATTCGCGAGGATCAATGCCTGTCTGTCTATTGCACCGCCGATAGGAACACCTAAATGGGCGACACCAGTGCGGCCTAGATCTTGGATCGTAATATGGCTGTTGGCTTGCTCAATGTGGATCATGATGTAAATGACCTGACTGGAACGAAAGTAACGATATCACCAGGCTGTAATAGGTTGGGAGAGTGCTGCAGCGGGTTAAATAACTTAAGATTGGTTTGGCCGATAAGTTGCCATCCTCCTGGGCTTTGGCTTGGATAGATACCCGTTTGCTCACCACCTATCCCAACTGAACCAGCGGGCACTTGCTGTCGAGGTGTTGATAATCTTGGGGAGTGTAATGAGGTTGGTAAGCCATCGAGATAGGCAAAACCGGGTTGAAACCCAATGAAAAACACTTGGTATTTGGCGCTACTGTGTTGGCTAATAACCTCTTCGACGCTAAGCTGGTGGGTTTTGGCGACATTGTCGATATCTGGGCCATACTCACCACCATATATCACGGGGATATCGATATTTCGTTGGGGTAATGAATGTTGCGACGCCTCATCCCATAATTTTTGTAGTATCGCTTCACCAGATTTAAGCCGTTCGGCGTTATCAAAATAGAGAGTTAGGTTATTCATCCCGGGAACCGCATTGAGCACATCTGCTAGATTTCGGCAGCTGTCAGCTATCCAGCAAAGCTTGTTTTGCAGGGCAAAATCGATAGCAGCTCGTGGTGCAGGGTCCAGCACCAAGGAGTTTTCACCTAGAGGATAGATGATATTTTCAGATACCATGGCAATTTAGACCTAGTTGCGGGAACGATAAGGTTAAGTCTAACTTGGCTTTGTATCATCGCTCAAGCATTGCACTGAAATGAGTGAATTCGAAATTGTGTGCTGAGGATGTATTATATTCATTGGGATTACTATCCTCGGTCATAAAAAAACGCACCACTAAGGGTGCGTTTTTATTAGCAAACTTTATGCTTATTGCAGTAGCGAGATGTCAGCCGCGTGTAAGAACTGCTCACGTAGGCTCGATAACAAGGCTAGGCGGTTGTTCTTCAGTGCTTCATCATCAGCCATCACCATCACATCTTCAAAGAAGGTATCCACGCTTTCACGTAGGTTTGCCAGCAGTGAAAGGGCTTCTTGATAGTTAGCTGCAGCAAACAGCGGTGCAAGCAGAGGCTGTAGCTCATTAATCTTAGCGGCTAGAGCTTTTTCGGCACCTTCAACTAACAAGTTATCGTCGATAGTGGCTGGAAGCTCACCTTCAACTTTAGCTAGGATGTTAGATACACGCTTATTGGCTGCAGCGAGTGCTTGAGCTTGCTCAAGAGTTCTAAAGTGAGCAACCGCTTTGATACGGCTTTCAAAATCGGCCGGTGAAGTTGGGCGACGTGCAAGCACGGCTAAGATCACATCGACACTCACATCTTGATCTTGATACCAAGCACGGAAGCGACCCATAAAGAACTCAAGTACCTGCTCGGCGACATTGTCGTTGCTGAGGTTTTGACCATGAAGCTCTTGTGCTTTTGCTATCAGATCAACAAGATCAAGCGGTAAGTTATTCTCTAAACAGATACGCAGCACACCAATGGCAGCGCGGCGTAAGGCGAATGGATCGGCTGCGCCTTTTGGTGCTTGGCCAATACCAAAAATCCCCACTAAAGTATCGAGCTTCTCTGCTAACGCAACACAGATAGAGATCGGTGCGGTTGGCACTGTATCACCAGAGAATTTAGGTTTGTACTGCTCAGCGAGTGCAACCGCTACGGCATCGGTTTCACTATCTAGACGCGCATAGTGCATGCCCATGGTGCCCTGCAGATCGGTGAACTCCATCACCATATTGGTCATCAAGTCTGATTTAGATAGAAGACCGGCACGAGCGGCTTCTTCTTTGTTTGCACCAATGCTGTTGGCAATGAAGGCTGCCAAAGCTGAAATGCGTTCGACGCGCTGTTTGATGGTACCTAACTGCTTTTGGAATACCACGGTATCAAGGCTAGCAAGACGAGACTCAAGCGACTGCTTTTTGTCGGTTTCGAAGAAGAACTCAGCATCGGCAAGACGTGGGCGAACCACTTTTTCGTTACCAGCAATAATCTGCGCTGGATCTTTAGATTCGATGTTAGTGACAAAAATAAAGTTTGGTAGCAGTGCGCCAGCTTTATCGAATACTGGGAAGTATTTTTGATCGCCTTTCATGGTGTAAACCAAGGCTTCTGCTGGCACGTCGAGGAATTTCTCTTCGAAGTTGGCGGTCAATACCACTGGCCACTCAACCAGTGAGGTCACTTCCTCTAGTAGATCATCTTCAAGATCGGCCACACCACCAATTTTAGCGGCAGCAGCTTCGGCGCCCGCTTTAATGATCGCTTTACGCTCAGCGTAATCGGCTAACACTTTACCTTGCTCTTTAAGCGCACTGAGGTAGTTGTCGGCATGATCTAGTTCTAAGGTATCAACGCCCATAAAGCGATGACCGCGTATGGTACGGGCAGACTTTATGCCAAGTAGTTCGCCTTCAATTAGCTCGCTACCCATAAGCATGGTCACGGTGTGCACAGGACGGATAAATTGAGTCTTGCTGCTGCCCCAACGCATAGGCTTTGGAATGGGGAGCTTGTCTAGTGCGCGCTGCGCCATGTCGGTGATCAGTGACTTTGTTTCAACACCAACTACTTTAGCTTGATGTAATAGCCACTCGCCTTTATCGGTTTTTAGGCGCTCAGCTTGCTCAACGGTAATGCCGTTGCCGCGAGCCCAGCCCATTGCGGCTTTAGTTGGATTGCCATCGGCATCGAATGCTTGAGCGATGGCTGGACCGCGCTTCTCTACAACCTTGTCGGCCTGTGCCAATACCAGTTGCTTAACATTGATGGCTAAGCGACGTGGAGCGGCGTACCAAGTTGCCGATTCAAAACTGAGTTCTGCTTTGTTTAGCTCTTCTTCGAAGTTAGCTAAAAACGATTCAGCTAAGTTACGTAGTGCTTTGGGTGGTAACTCTTCGGTGCCTACTTCAATGAGTAAGTTTTCAAATTTCATCTTTAATAATCCTCTACTTACACATTGGGAAACCAAGCGCTTCACGGGCTTGGTAATAGGATTCTGCAACGGCTTTTGCCATGGTGCGAACGCGTAAAATATAACGCTGACGTTCGGTTACCGAAATCGCATGGCGGGCATCGAGTAAGTTAAAAGCGTGAGAGGCTTTCATTACTTGCTCATAAGCGGGCAGTGGTAGCGGTGTTTCAAGTGCGAGTAGGTGGTTACAGGCTTTTTCACAGTCATCGAACTGCTTGAAAAGCACTTCTACATTGGCGTGTTCAAAGTTGTAGGTAGACTGTTCAACTTCATTCTGGTGGAAAACATCACCATACATAATCTTGCCCATTGGACCATCGGTCCAAACAAGATCATAAACGCTGTCAACCTCTTGAATGTACATGGCTAGTCGTTCTAAACCATAGGTGATCTCGCCTGTGACAGGGCTACACTCTAGGCCGCCTACTTGTTGGAAGTAAGTGAACTGAGACACTTCCATACCATTTAGCCAAACTTCCCAACCAAGGCCCCAAGCGCCAAGGGTTGGTGATTCCCAGTTATCTTCAACGAAACGCACATCGTGGATGCCCATATCGACACCAAGTGCTTCAAGTGACCCTAAGTAAAGCTCTTGAATATTGCTTGGTGAAGGCTTTAATACCACTTGGAACTGGTAGTAGTGTTGTAGGCGGTTAGGGTTTTCTCCGTAACGGCCATCGGTTGGACGGCGACACGGCTGGACATAGGCGCTGCTCATTGGTTCTGGGCCTAATGAACGCAAGAATGTCATTGGATGGAATGTACCTGCACCCACTTCCATGTCCAGCGGTTGAACGATAGCGCAACCTTGCTGCGCCCAGTATTCTTGCAGGGTTAAGATAAATCCCTGAAATGTTTTTACGTCGTGTTTCGTCGTCATGTCTACTACTGTCAGCTGGTGATAGAAAATGGTTTCGATTATACCTTGTTGAAAACGGCTTATGTAGGTTATTTTTTATCTTAACGGTGGAAAATTGAGAAAAAATACCATGGAAGTTAAACGTTGCGGCTGGGTGAGTAATGATCCCTTATACCAAGCTTATCATGACGATGTGTGGGGACGGCCTGTCTATGACAGCCAGGAGCTGTTCGCTAAACTCTGTTTAGACGGTCAGCAAGCGGGCTTATCTTGGATCACTATTTTAAAGAAGCAGCAAAATTATGAGGCGGCGTTTGCTAATTTTGACCCTAAGATTATCGCTACTTTTGATGAGGAAAAGATAGAAGAATTATTGCAAAATCCAGGTATTGTGCGTAATCGACTAAAAGTAAATTCGATTATTAAAAATGCCAAAGGCTATCTAGCATATGTAGAGCAGGGGAATGATTTTGCTACATTTTTATGGGGTTTTGTCGGTGGCGAGCCCATCATTAACCACTTTCATTCATTAGAACAATTGCCTGCGCAAACACCAGAGTCAGAAGCGATGTCAAAGGCCCTCAAAAAGCTTGGATTTAATTTTGTTGGTCCAACAATTTGTTATGCCTTCATGCAAGCGGTCGGTATGGTTAACGATCACTTGGTCGATTGCTTTTGCTATCAACAGGGTGATAAGTGATGCCAGGTTTAGCCAGATATCGTTTAGCTATATAGACCTGTACTAATTATATTCGTCATTTCTAAAGTTGAGTTCACCAAATATCTTTGTGGTATTAACAAAAAGGGGGTTCCACGTGGAACACCCTTTTTGTTTTTTTGATAAAGCCTATTTTTGGCCTAATTTGTAATTTTCATGAAATTAAAATTTTCGGCTAAAGTCTGGCAGATTTTAAAATTTAATTTTGATTAAAGTTCGAAGAAAAATGGCTTACGCTTGGTTTTATCACCATTCAGTTGGTCCATGGTCTCGGCATTGTAAAGTTTGCCGTTGACCATGGTATAAGTCACTCGGTCGGTAACACGAATGTCTTCGAGTGGATTGCCATCTATTACGATCAAGTCGGCAAGCTTACCAGACTTAATTGAACCGAGTTGATGATCCATCGCGAAGGTTATGGCAGGGTTGATGGTTGCGGTTTTTAAGACTTCCATATTACTCATGCCACCTTGGGCGAACATCCACATTTCCCAATGAGCAGCTAAACCTTCGCGTTGTCCGTGTGCGCCAATATTAGGTTTAACACCGAGTTGGTTTAACTCATTAGCAACCCGTGCAACGTTAAAGTGGTTGTAGTGTTCATCGGGTGCTGTTGGGCGACGCATTGAGCGAGCTTGCAATAAGTCACCGGGCACATATTTAGACAGGCGAGGGTGCGACCATACGTCTGTTTTATCATACCAATAGTTTTCCCCTGAAATACCACCATAGGCAACCACTAAGGTTGGAGTATAGTGCACCTCAGTTTGGCTCCAGAATTGCTTAATGTCGTTATAGATAGCTGCCGCTGGTAGTGAATGCTCAATGGTCGTGTGGCCATCTGCGATCATGGTGAGGTTATGCTGTAATAAGCTGCCGCCCTCTGGCACGACCATCATCTCCAACTCACGCGCTGCGGCAATAACTTGCTGACGCTGGTTACGGCGAGGTTGGTTGTAGCTCTTAACACTAAATGCACCGACTTTTTTGAGTCGCTCTAAGTGGAACTTTGCATCATCGAGTGAGTCGATATGCGAGGTATATCCCGGTGCATTGGCACCATACAAGATTGTGCCAGTAGAGAAGATACGCGGTCCGGCGATATTGCCCGCCTTTTGCTGCTCTGAGGCGGCAAAAATTTCAGTGGTATCGTTAGAAGGATCGTGAATCGTGGTGACACCTAGGGACAGGTTAGAATAGAGCTCCCAGTTCTGTTGTGGAATAATCTCACTTTCACCTTGTGAGCCGTGAGCGTGGGCATCAAATAGCCCCGGCATTAACGTCTTGCCTTTAATGTCGATAACCTCTGCGCCAGCCGGAATCTCCGTTGTTGCATCACCTACAGTGACAATCTTGTTGTCTTTGACTATCACTATGCCGTTATCGATAACCTTATCATCTTCCATGGTGATCACTTGGCCACCAACAAAGGCGATAGTTCCACGTGGAACATCCGCTTTCTTGCTAAAGCCGATATCAGTGATCTTAGGTTCGCTAATCTTTGATTTAGCGCCTTTCTCTGCTGTGGTGTAGCTGTTATCCACGTTAACTTGATACAGCTCTGGGCCTAGGGTCCAGTAAAGTTGATCGCTGTTGTTATTCCAGCTGATACTTTCTCCTGCGCGCACACTTAATTGGGTAACAGGCAGGTTGCTGGCTTTCGGACCGATATCTATGGTTTCGCCATGTTTAGCAAATGGGGTGACCCAGACCTTAAAGCGTTCTGCGAAGGCCAGTTGCTTGCCATCCGGCGAGACTCTAAATTCAGTTGCATGCTTACTGGTGTAATGGACTCGCTTTTGAAATCCATGGAGATTAATTGAGGACAGCTGTGGTGTCTCATCATGGTCTAAAAAGAATACTCGGTCCGACTCTGCGCCGAACTGAGGTTGATAGCCATCAGGTGTGATCTTTGTGTTAGCTTTGCCTTTGATGTCGACCACATACAGACCGGGTTCCTGAGACCAGGTTCTTGGCGTGATATTACCGCCTTTGATTTTACGGTAAACGACTAATTCCCCATCTGGCGAAAAGGTTGGTTCAACGTATTTACCTGGCTCTTGGGTGAGAACTTTTGCT encodes the following:
- a CDS encoding amidohydrolase family protein gives rise to the protein MFKQRLTPLCAAIALSLSLPAWAEDKAEAGTWQVNAPANAPLQQVKIDVSEGTWMNVSVSPDGKTVVFDLLGDIYQMPIEGGEAKAIAKGIAWQMQPVYSPDGKSIAFTSDEDGGDNIWIMDADGNNPRPVTKETFRLLNSPAWSPDSQYLIARKHFTGSRSLGAGEVWLYHVAGGDGVKLTERPNEQKDLGEPAYSPDGRYVYFSQDATPGKTFHYSKDSVKGIYKIKRYDTQTGDIEVLIEGTGGAIRPTPSPDGTKLAYIKRDGFQSTLYLLDLKSGKKTKLYDNLDRDMQETWAIHGVYPTMSWTADNQEIIFWAGGKINRLKVDDKQVNQIPFSVKTELAVQPSVRFKQNIDKDIFDVKMLRMAQVSPDGKKVVYEALGKLWVKTLPDGKVTRLTKLDADLRELFPQWSRDGKQIVFTTWDDDKQGSVRVINARGGKAKVLTQEPGKYVEPTFSPDGELVVYRKIKGGNITPRTWSQEPGLYVVDIKGKANTKITPDGYQPQFGAESDRVFFLDHDETPQLSSINLHGFQKRVHYTSKHATEFRVSPDGKQLAFAERFKVWVTPFAKHGETIDIGPKASNLPVTQLSVRAGESISWNNNSDQLYWTLGPELYQVNVDNSYTTAEKGAKSKISEPKITDIGFSKKADVPRGTIAFVGGQVITMEDDKVIDNGIVIVKDNKIVTVGDATTEIPAGAEVIDIKGKTLMPGLFDAHAHGSQGESEIIPQQNWELYSNLSLGVTTIHDPSNDTTEIFAASEQQKAGNIAGPRIFSTGTILYGANAPGYTSHIDSLDDAKFHLERLKKVGAFSVKSYNQPRRNQRQQVIAAARELEMMVVPEGGSLLQHNLTMIADGHTTIEHSLPAAAIYNDIKQFWSQTEVHYTPTLVVAYGGISGENYWYDKTDVWSHPRLSKYVPGDLLQARSMRRPTAPDEHYNHFNVARVANELNQLGVKPNIGAHGQREGLAAHWEMWMFAQGGMSNMEVLKTATINPAITFAMDHQLGSIKSGKLADLIVIDGNPLEDIRVTDRVTYTMVNGKLYNAETMDQLNGDKTKRKPFFFEL